In the Drosophila biarmipes strain raj3 chromosome X, RU_DBia_V1.1, whole genome shotgun sequence genome, one interval contains:
- the LOC108023370 gene encoding protein halfway encodes MLAHSHGLRLLLLLLVAGACARPESSHDSSPHPHPHAALEEGEQGTAIPAPISTADNVAVGEATTTSTPAETVAQNASNSESVTETTTTTTASASSTSTASSTSTTSAAPPPPAAPEVPEYFKHCFYAEEQLCGGHTFEGRTDVIEGQASTTPQSDSHSRGALGNGQCHCKEHPAKPNSWYCCNISQLTMISSCSNISKWTNLHVRNMTMEDMDLSSPIFRSLQSLAVTDGNITRLVNAFPRLSALKCLNISNNNISEIQPRAVKDVPQLEFFGMSNNNLSLVPHRNQNKNITLDISGNMRMLCNPLNEIIYNESINFVNPKHSYCQYNVTSTWFQSTDKVSVEQLENRKRCMTNCPVIPNYGSCNCTLQNIMIIQDNQSKPQCHVDCSNLGLVELPQRLPDNTFMLNITNNKITSLGDYFQTNPTYHNINRLVADNNQISSIYEFEGTKFIETFQRIYMRNNSLSKIPEYFLNNALMDSGLGRRIYLAGNKLQCDCNSAKTLQNWLKERSSDIPDYMEIRCRNLPQSVIELQEAKLCQSPPDWTDYIYYLIAAEVILLLALIAKVSYDYWIFKTAGYLPWPASKMPKLPCDWLCES; translated from the exons GGCTTGCGGCTCcttctgctgctcctggtGGCAGGCGCATGCGCGCGGCCAGAAAGCAGCCATGACTCCTCcccgcatccgcatccccaTGCCGCGCTGGAGGAAGGTGAGCAAGGAACAGCCATACCGGCTCCTATATCCACGGCCGACAATGTGGCCGTAGGTGAAGCCACTACGACATCAACTCCGGCCGAGACAGTGGCCCAAAATGCGTCCAATTCAGAGTCTGTGACAGAAAcgacaaccacaacaacagcatcGGCCTCATCCACGTCCACGGCCTCCTCCACCTCGACCACTTCGGccgctcctccgccgccggcTGCTCCTGAGGTACCGGAGTACTTCAAGCATTGCTTCTATGCCGAGGAGCAGCTGTGCGGTGGCCACACCTTCGAAGGACGAACCGATGTCATCGAGGGCCAGGCCTCCACAACGCCCCAATCGGACTCCCACAGTAGGGGAGCACTTGGTAATGGCCAGTGCCACTGCAAGGAGCATCCGGCGAAGCCCAACTCCTGGTACTGCTGCAATATATCGCAGCTGACGATGATCTCGAGCTGCAGCAACATATCCAAATGGACCAATCTGCACGTGCGCAACATGACCATGGAGGACATGGACCTATCCAgtccaattttccgatctcTGCAGTCGCTTGCCGTGACCGATGGCAACATCACGCGACTGGTGAACGCCTTTCCACGGCTCTCGGCTCTCAAGTGTCTGAATATATCGAACAACAACATCTCGGAGATCCAACCGCGGGCGGTCAAGGATGTGCCCCAGCTGGAGTTCTTTGGCATGTCCAACAACAATCTATCCCTAGTGCCGCATCGCAATCAGAACAAGAACATCACGCTGGATATCAG TGGCAACATGCGCATGTTGTGCAACCCGCTCAACGAGATCATCTACAACGAATCCATCAACTTTGTAAACCCCAAGCACTCCTACTGCCAGTACAACGTCACCAGCACCTGGTTTCAGTCCACAGACAAGGTGTCCGTCGAGCAGTTGGAGAACAGAAAGCGCTGCATGACCAATTGCCCGGTTATTCCGAACTACGGCAGTTGCAATTGCACGCTGCAGAACATCATGATCATACAGGACAACCAGTCGAAGCCCCAGTGCCATGTCGACTGCTCCAATCTCGGCCTGGTGGAGCTGCCGCAACGTCTGCCGGACAACACGTTTATGCTGAATATCACAAACAACAAGATAACCAGCCTGGGCGATTACTTCCAGACGAATCCCACCTACCACAACATCAACCGCCTGGTCGCGGACAACAATCAGATATCCTCCATCTACGAGTTCGAGGGCACCAAGTTCATCGAAACCTTCCAGCGCATCTACATGCGGAACAACTCGCTGAGCAAG ATTCCCGAGTATTTCCTAAACAATGCCCTGATGGACTCGGGCCTGGGTCGTCGCATCTACCTGGCTGGCAATAAGCTGCAGTGCGACTGCAACTCGGCCAAGACGCTGCAGAACTGGCTAAAGGAGCGCAGCTCCGACATACCCGACTACATGGAGATCCGCTGTCGCAACCTGCCGCAGAGTGTCATCGAGCTGCAGGAGGCCAAGCTGTGCCAATCCCCGCCCGACTGGACCGACTACATATACTATTTGATAGCCGCCGAGGTCATCCTGCTGCTGGCACTCATTGCCAAGGTGTCCTACGACTATTGGATCTTCAAGACGGCCGGCTATCTGCCATGGCCAGCTAGCAAAATGCCCAAGTTGCCCTGCGATTGGCTGTGTGAATCGTAG